The genomic interval tttctgtttcttagAATCCATGGCATAAATGAAAGGATTTCCAAAAAGAACTACGAGGAGTACGTAATGTTTTACTTCAGTCTGATCCAAAACTGTGACATTCAGAAGCTGCCTGAGCCTCACAGCTCTGTCCATGAACTCTGAGGAACCGACAGCATCGCTAACCAGTCAAACAAATGCAATCCAGAGGCTGGTGTTGTTGTAAGTCACAATAATTTCAATAGCACTCAACTGACTGACTTAATCCTTTGTCACAGAatttcaaaaaactaaatgatgCAATTCTGCATTGTAGATCCAAGGGGTAAAATTTACCAGTGGCCTGTAATTTTAGCTTCACTGTGAATAACTGACTTATTTCAATCTTTTGTGAACAATACAGTAGatgcaataaaataatcattggaCAAATATATGTTGCTGCTTTGTGATATGTTTAGAATTATAATGGCATAATTTACTCATCACAAATACTTTTGGCTGGTCATGACAGACGATACAAAAATATGCTACTTACTGTGGAAATGCTCAATTGACAATAAATCACACAGTAGTTTCTTCTAAAAATTGCTCACAGACTGACTCGTGAAAACCAATATGACTTGTAAAGGTGCCATGAATTCACAAACAAGCTGGACacaggcatttttttaaatgagtgattttaatttcatgcttgtcaataataataatgtcaataaTGACGTCACCATTTCCCCGTAATTTATGCTGCACTAAATGCCTCCAAGTAGGTAACAGCTAGACTTCTTTTCATAACAAGACCTTCACATCAGAGATAATATTTCTAAATGGTGAAGTAAAGTGAAAAACCCACACAATGTATAATGCAAAGTATATTTCGACCTTTGTgttaatgaatatatattagCCCGCATACATAGTAAGATTAAGGATGCACACCCACTTGTGGCCAGTTACAGCAGTCGCACGAAGGATTGTAGACTAAGGTACCCTGACACTTCTGGGTATAGGAAACTCCGTTGGAACATTGGTAAAAAGAGTAAGGGTCATTTGGGATGGGATAATTCCCATCATTCTTTCCTTTGCAGAAGTCGGCAGACGTTCCGGGCACCAGAATACTACGCAGGTGGCTGACAAGGGGGTATTTTCCCTGTTTACAGAAATTACCATTAAAATCATCGTGGTCTAGAGACCAGACAAAGACTCCTCCAAGGTTATTGTCTTTTACGTGCTTGACCTGAAtaaggaataaagaaaaaatcagcATAATTCACGATAACATGGTAACTGCTAAACTgatttttatgtcattttctaaaaaacaatacaaaccaATTGTTTcaatgcaaacattttcctaCCTTGGCATCAATGCTTTCTTTGTTGTCAAATCCAATCCACTGATCTCCTGCAACGCCATATGGAACTTTCTGGTCTGTAATCCACtcaatttgttttccttcaagAGCAAGACAAACCTGAAAAGAAGAGTTAAAATCCAGCATGTTGGCATAATCAAAAACAGCACACAtcatacacaataaaaaaaagattggagATTTTAGCGTCACCTCATAATAGGACAATGATCCTGCCTCCATGGTGTAAGGGCCTGCTTTACCAACATTACTGATTGGAGCTCCAACCCCACTGGATGTAGTTGACAGGGTAAAGGTTCGCCCAAATGCAGCAAGTCCCAAAATCAGCTTTTCAGCAGGAACCCCCTGGTCTTGCCAGTACTTCATTGCAAAGGCCTAAAATGTGGATAAAACATTACAGCTGTATTTAATGTGAGAAACaacttctatttaaaaaaaaaaaaagaataccaTATTGGGGCCTGATGTAAAACAAAGGTTTATAACGTGAAGGGCCCTAATGGTGTTTTTTACACCAATTGTATATAAAGTCAACGCAAAGATGTGTATTTTGCACAGTGGCGGTTCTACATTGAATTACACCCCGGGCGAGACCCCCCTCCGAGCCCCTTGAACACGAGCGTTGAGATCCGAAGGAGACGGGGTGGGTATTCTtgggttgtgtttactcacaGCCTAACTGTAAACACTATTTACAGTATACATATAATATGCAACTTAAAAATAGTATGATTTGTGTTTCACTGAAAAGAACTGCTCCCACTGGCAGAGCAGAGCATACCAGGGAGTTAATAATATTATTCATGCCGCCAAATATAATTCCTTGATATCAATGCTGCTGTGAGTAGTGTAGTGTTGTTTATCTCGtgctaaaaatgtgtttgtctgcaaatGATATGATATTTAAAAGTTATTGATAACAATCGGAAAACTGATACATGAAACTAGAGCCTGTACAAACTTTTGGGGGCTAATTAAGATATTGGGGAGTAAAAGATTTTTGATTGCGATATATTGactgagatatatatatatatatatatatataaacattctGAAACCCTCACCACAAAGAAATGGGATTtaggttttatattttacagcTTAACTATGAATAActctaaattaaattttaaaaagaaactcaaaTACAAGCAAACATGTATAACTTGACCAagaaaattcatatttatttctgcattttttattctgtacaataaaagttATCATATCGAGAAACAAATGCTGATACTGATACGTCACCAAAAGGCTCAAATCAGCAAATTTTTATCCACCAACCGATAAATCCAGCTATATTCGAGTTTGACGTGTTTTCCTGGAATACTCTCTTGATCATCAGGTTTATCTCAATATATTCAATGATAAGACAACAATTATACTCACAGTATTTAATTGATCGTCGGCGGTTCTCTGGTCTAAAGGGCTGTGATGTCCCGTGACACTGTCCCAAAAGCCATGAAAATTATATGTCATCACATTCAAGAAATCCAGGtagctaaaagaaaaaaagatgcaattGTGATCAAGTTTATCAACGCATGACGACAGTTAATCATTGGAATGAAAAATAACAGaggagaataaaaaatgttttttacttgGCAATCTTGGCCATTTCGTAACTCTCATCGATGATTCCTTTGGAAGCAGACACTGCGGAAGTGACCAGTAATCTGGGACTGCCagtttcctctgcctccttaCTGAAGGCCCTTAGCAGTTCCTGTACAATATACAGGCATGGGTCAGTCTGGCTTgtttaaatgtcaaacaatataataaaaatgataaatcatcATAACAATATCCAAGTATTTCTGACGATATTTGTCTCAGAGGAGAAATTATAGATCTGACCTTGCACAGCCATGTGAATTTTCTCCTTGAATTTGTAGGGAATTGCCAATCCAAGTTTATCCCATCAAAACCATAATTCCTCAGTAGTTGGATAGAAGACTTGATGAACCTATCTCTCTTGGCTTTTGTTGATGCCATGCTCCTGAATCtggaaattcaaacaaaaggCACTGAATGACTCACGCCGCA from Scophthalmus maximus strain ysfricsl-2021 chromosome 3, ASM2237912v1, whole genome shotgun sequence carries:
- the LOC118317023 gene encoding acidic mammalian chitinase; amino-acid sequence: MGKLILTAGLCLLMTSMASSYKLVCYYTSWSNYRTGEGKLTPSDVDPFQCTHLIFAFASINYDNELIPGDQRDIESYKTFNGLKDRNPDLKTLLAVGGQTFCKSQFRSMASTKAKRDRFIKSSIQLLRNYGFDGINLDWQFPTNSRRKFTWLCKELLRAFSKEAEETGSPRLLVTSAVSASKGIIDESYEMAKIANYLDFLNVMTYNFHGFWDSVTGHHSPLDQRTADDQLNTAFAMKYWQDQGVPAEKLILGLAAFGRTFTLSTTSSGVGAPISNVGKAGPYTMEAGSLSYYEVCLALEGKQIEWITDQKVPYGVAGDQWIGFDNKESIDAKVKHVKDNNLGGVFVWSLDHDDFNGNFCKQGKYPLVSHLRSILVPGTSADFCKGKNDGNYPIPNDPYSFYQCSNGVSYTQKCQGTLVYNPSCDCCNWPQVGVHP